The genomic window AATTAACATTCATGTATTTTAGCTACTTAACAGCTTCAGAGGGAACACAATCAAAACCAAGGAGGAACTCATTAGGAGTAGCTGTAACGTCTGAATGTCAACATTTCCAACAGTTACGAAGGCACCATCACCAAGTCTCGCGATAGAGCGCATACACCGGGTAACGTTAGCGCCGTATGAACGCGGGTGCTGAAGAAAACCCTTGTTGCTAGCGCGGATGTGCTGCCTGTGACCAACCGGTGTgtctttcattaaaaacaagagGATAGTTCCCATTTACCGTGACAACGTTCGGAAAATTTTCAACGGCTCGTACAGGGGATCATATAAGGCACCTAATAACTGACGATATTTCTAGATCGAAAAGGAAATTCGACTAAAAATGTCCGAAAGTGCAAACTGCGCGGAACAGCGGGAAGAGCAGACTGAACTTGAAGAAGCCGGAGGAGCCGAGGTAAGATGGTTTAAAACGGACATCATCTTCTCTCACCACCGCGTACACTTCTCTCAAAACCTGCCGCATAAGTCTATAACTATGACCCCCGCCCGTCCCTCGACTGCGGGTCTCTCTAACTCGGCTCTGTAAAACTTTCACTTTGTCAACATTAATGTGGGCTGTTTGAGCTAGTTAGCTAGCCGCCGCGGTGCTATCATTAGCTCGCGACAGCAACAGCTCGGCGCTGGGGACTCGGGACTGAAGCTAACGTTACAACACGAAGCAGCGGCGAGGCCACCCCGTTTCATAAGCACTCACACTGCTAGCATAGACCCGTTAGCCACTCATTGATCATCGCGTGAGAAGTCACGGCGTGCTTTTTGTTTACTACCGGGCCAGATTCACTCGACGAGTTGTTCGTAACTGCGATCCGGCGTTTGGAAAACCCCGTGAAGACGAGTGGAGAGCAGCGCCCCGCTCAGCTGTCCCATCTGCGTCTTTGTTTTCAGTAGGGACAGTCAGTTCGGCTATGGCTGTTGTTCCCGGAGAGGGATGCCGCCGCGGCGCTGCCTGCCGCCAACTTGTCGTCCGCTGCTTTATGTATCGAGCTTTGACTAACGAATGTAGACAAAAAGAGCAGGGTTTCTTTTATCTGCACATATTAAAAATTTAGATAAGATAAACATTAGATTATTCACAGAAGTACAAGAACAGAAGCATTGAATGAGAAAGTGACTTTGATAAAACTCGgagactgctgtgtgtgtattgtttatTACACAAATATGACacatgaaaagcaaaaataaaggTAGAAAATACTGTAAGCACTAACATAAATAGTAACCAGAAAGTGTATCGAGACATAGACTGTGACATATAAGGTGTAGCAAATACACTTAATTCAAACATACACTTTTTGTACCACAACATTATAAGACGCATACAAAACCTGTCTTATAATGCAAAGACCGGTGCAGAAGGTTAACAACTAGTACGCATGATTGGCTTGGTGGATGCTTGGCAGTAGGGGTGAAAACACTGCCCAAAGCTTTCAAGAGTTCATGTTGAAACTTAGTGGAGGATGTCTTGACATTATTCCTCTGCCATTTCCAGAGAGAGTCCAAAGAGCATCCCAGAACAGAGCTGTTCCTCCTTCCTTATTAGTTTGTTTTATCTCTTCCTGCCTGCTGTTGTTAGAAAGAAAATCAGAGACCAGCCACtaaacaaaactgttttaattttttcctgCTCAGGAGAAGTCTGACTCTTCAGATGCTGGAAAAGAATCTTCCTCAGATGCTGGTCCTGATGGACAAGAtgcatcctcctcttcctcatccaaAACTAAAGATTCCACTCCAGGATATGAGGAGAAAGTGGTAAGGACACTGTACATTACATTGCATGCCACAGCTCTCTGTTTTTGGATAAAGAAGTTTAAAAAGactctctgcttgtgtgtgcgtgtagcAAACAGATCGGACCAACAGATTTGAGTACCTGTTGAAGCAGACAGAGTTGTTTGCTCATTTCATCCAACCAGCCGCACAGAAGACTCCCACATCCCCCCTGAAGATGAAACCAGGACGTCCTCGCATCAAGAAAGATGAGAAACAGAACCTCCTGTCTGCCGGAGAGTGAGTACATGTCCGCACAACACAGGTGTCTTTGATCAGAGCAAGCAGGCTCCCATTATGATACTGACCCTTTGTGTTTGATAGCAACCGCCATCGACGCACAGAgcaagaggaggatgaagagctTCTGAACGAGAGCACCAAGACTACTAATGTCTGCACTCGCTTTGATGAATCTCCTTCCTGTAAGCAAcaagcagtttttatttgagcTTGAGAGGAAGGAACATTGTACACAGGCATATGTAAAATACATAAGAACAGAagtaatatttatttgttttcttgtctctCATCTAGAcgtcaaaacaggaaaaatgagGGACTATCAGGTCCGTGGTCTGAACTGGCTCATCTCTTTGTATGAAAATGGCATAAATGGCATCCTCGCTGATGAAATGGTCAGTACTTTCTCACAGTTAAACACGGTTACCTCTGCATCTTGATATGTATAccacatattttcatttcatattgtcacacactgctctgtctcACACTCTCCCTGTTTGTCGTTTTTTAGGGTTTGGGTAAGACTCTCCAGACTATCGCCCTGCTGGGTTATATGAAGCACTACAGAAACATCCCTGGTCCTCACATGGTGCTGGTGCCCAAGTCCACCCTGTACAACTGGATGAATGAGTTCAAGAGATGGGTGCCTTCTCTCCGAGCAGTCTGCCTGATCggagacagagatgagagggTAGGctgttttactctttaataCTTGATTACATTGTGCTTATTTTAAGGTGGGAGTAGAGTTTAGCCAACCATGCAACATCTTAGCACAGTAGCTGTCGTTTTGTGAAGAATCAGCATTTTCACAGCAAGGCAGTATATAGTGCACTAATCCTGCTGATGATTGCAATAGTAAACTCTGGTCTGGATCtaatttctttgtgtgtgaaacCTCTGGTTTGGGCTTAATGAAATGGACCCAAACTAAAATGACTGCAAGATTTAGATAACACTAAAgatcatttgatcatttatttccACGGGGAgcttttgttttatatgtggcACACATATCATGCgttaaaagtgtatttttactGACTGTATGTGTTGAGGCGAGAGAGTACCGAGGACACACTATAGCTGTCATGCACAAGATAATCTGTCACTGAAGGCTACAGCTAACTTTAGCATCACTAATGAAAAGTAACTCTATCTTATTTTGAAGTGATTGTTGTATTCAAAATTATGCTTGTGATTCCTGAAACTAATGCGCAAAATGTCTTGTGTGAAGTCTAGGTAAGTgtcacagattaaaaaaactaaatgctAAACATTTTTCCTTCGTTCTCAGACTGCCCTGATCAGAGACGTGCTGCTGCCAGGAGAGtgggatgtgtgtgtcacatccTATGAGATGCTCATCATCGAGAAGGCTGTGTTCAAGAAATTCAACTGGAGATATCTGGTTATTGACGAGGCCCACAGGATCAAGAATGAGAAATCCAAGGTCAGAAAGCCGCTGAGATAAAATAGATACTTGCATGATCGCTTTGTCTTACATTTAATATTGCAAGATATTTTAGTAAAGCTAAAATTGCCCTTGTTTGTCCACATAGCTATCAGAAATTGTGCGAGAATTCAAGACCACTAACCGTTTACTCCTGACTGGAACACCCCTGCAAAACAACCTCCATGAGCTGTGGGCTCTGCTGAACTTCCTGCTGCCTGATGTCTTTAACTCATCAGAGGTGAGAATTGACAAAAAATGCGCAAGATTGAGATGAACTATTATTAGGAGGTGGTAACTCTCTGGTTTGAACTAAAAACATAATCTACTTAGTTCCGATCTGTTATGTAGCGGAAAAGTGTTTTTGCCTTCTGATtctaattttattattttattaattccCTTAGGACTTTGACTCTTGGTTTGACACAAACAACTGCTTGGGTGACCAGAAGTTGGTTGAACGTCTTCACACCGTATGTATTGAAAGTTCTTGATGATGACTTCAAACTTATAACTAATTTTAAGATATATCATTCTTATTTGGATTAAAGCAGCAAGCAGCTTGTTTGACCTgccatttctgtgtgtgtgtgtgtgtgtgtgtgtgtgtgtaggttctGCGTCCTTTCTTGCTCCGTCGTATAAAAGCTGATGTGGAAAAGACTCTGCTCCCCAAAAAAGAGATCAAGATGTATGTGGGCCTGAGCAAGATGCAGCGAGAGTGGTAAGCATCCTCAGTTGAGCATTCTCGCTCTAAATTCTGCACCACTTGAAATTACCTGGGTACTAACATTAAAGTGTTGTGTATATAAGGTACACAAAGATTCTGATGAAGGACATTGACATTCTGAACTCGGCGGGTAAGATGGACAAGATGCGCCTGCTGAACGTTCTCATGCAGCTGAGGAAATGCTGCAACCACCCGTACCTGTTCGACGGAGCCGAGCCGGGCCCTCCCTACACAACCGACCTCCACCTGGTGGTGAACAGTGGCAAGATGGCGGTGCTGGACAAGCTGCTACCAAAGATGAAGGAGCAGGGTGTGTGAATTATCACTGGAGTCTACAAGGTCTTAACGTATTCACAGGTAATTCAGCTTTTCTGTACATGTAATTGACAATCACTGTCCCTTCATTCCAGGTTCCCGTGTGCTCATCTTCAGTCAGATGACCAGGATGCTGGACATCTTGGAGGACTACTGCATGTGGAGGAACTACGGATACTGCCGCCTGGATGGCCAGACGCCACACgaggagagacaggtgagatGCTCAGTTCTCAAACTTTAGACATGATTTATGAGTACTCTGTAGATTGACATGAACTCATAACAAACTATCATCCTCAGAAAACTATTCATCGAGACACTAAAgttaattgtttgtgtgttttcagatctCTATCAATGCGTACAATGAGCCCAACAGCTCTAAGTTCATCTTCATGCTGAGCACCAGAGCCGGTGGGCTGGGTATTAACCTGGCTACAGCTGATGTTGTCATCCTCTACGACTCAGACTGGAACCCTCAAGTCGACCTGCAAGCCATGGTCAGTACTCTGAAGCAGTGATCTTTCTCCTCGTTCACTGGATACTGGAACACTTGGTTTCAGAGGCAGGAAAATGACCGGTCTAATCTTTTCATTTCAGGACCGAGCTCACAGGATCGGTCAGCAGAAGCAGGTGCGCGTCTTTCGTTTCATCACCGaaaacacagtggaggagaggatCGTAGAGAGGGCCGAGATGAAGCTGCGCCTGGACTCCATTGTCATCCAGCAAGGTAATTCTTCCCCTGATGAGCTTTAATTGTAAATGAACATCATCGTGTGTACTTACAGTTCACACAGTAAACGTCAGTGAGTGTTGTAACGTAGttggtaaataaaataaaaccagaggTTTTGAGTGagttttgctttgtgtgtttaacAGGAAGACTTGTGGATCCAAGCGCAAACAAGCTGGGCAAGGACGAGATGCTGTCCATCATCCGCCACGGCGCCACGCACGTGTTTGCTTCCAAAGAGAGCGAGATCACAGACGATGACATTGACGCAATCCTGGAGAGAGGTGAAAGGAAGGTGAGTCTGGATGCATGAGAGAAAACCTACAGATGGTGATACTTCACTTTGAGCTATTCccaataaatatatatttttttgtattaattttgAATTTCGCCATCTCGTCATATGTTAGACTATGGAGATGAAGGAGAGGCTGTCTTCCCTGGGTGAGAGCTCTCTGAGAAACTTCACCATGGACACGGAGAACAGCAGTGTGTACACATTTGAAGGAGAAGattacagagagaagaaaaaggtaCAGAGACCTTACAACATCAGTATGCAGTCTGTAATTGCTTCATTCCTACAACATGAGCCTTTGAGGCTTTACCGTGTTCCCCTCTTCTGTCTTCATTCAGGTCATTACCAACTGGATTGAGCCACCCAAGAGGGAAAGGAAAGCCAATTACGCAGTGGATGCCTATTTCAGAGAAGCCCTGCGAGTCAGTGAGCCTAAAGCACCCAAGGTAGAGTCGGATCACCCTAATAACACCCTTAGGATGTAAAGCTTAAATGCAGCAGAATGTGTAATTACAATATTCCTATGACAGATGGCCTGTTTGTAACATAAGATGTGTCTATTTGACTCCATTTCCCAGGCTCCTCGTCCTCCCAAGCAGCCAAATGTTCAGGACTTCCAGTTCTTCCCCCCACGTCTCTTTGAGCTTCTAGAAAAGGAAATTCTGTTCTATAGGAAGACCATAGGCTACAAGGTACAAAGATATCTTACAGATGAGAGTGAGATTGCTGTTAATGTCTTTAGAAATGTCTCGAAGTCAATCTGtggttcttgttttttttttttttttaggttccCCGTAATCCAGACATGCCAAACTCGGCTCAGGTGCAGAAAGAGGAGCAGGCTAAGATTGACGAGGCTGAGGCTCTCACAGAGGAGGAactggaggagaaggagaaccTGCTGCAACAGGTACTGACCATTCTCGCTTAATATTAACAATTAATGGCTGATACGCTGCAAAtccaaatatttttcttaacCTGGATTTTGATCAACTGCACCTTCATGGCAGGGATTTACCATTTGGAACAAGCGCGACTTCAACCAGTTCATCAAAGCCAACGAGAAGTGGGGACGAGATGATATTGAGAACATTGCCAGAGAAGTGGAGGGGAAAACTCCTGAGGAAGTCATGGAATATTCTGGTAATGACtcacttttctcctctgtccagAAAGTAAATCCAAGCCTTTTGCCtttgttaaacattttgtaatttaatgtttgtatttgttcttGCAGCTGTGTTCTGGGAGCGCTGCAATGAGCTGCAGGATATCGAGAAGATCATGGCCcagatagagagaggagaggccaGGATTCAGAGAAGGATTAGCATCAAGAAAGCACTCGACTCAAAGGTAGCTGACTTTCTGTCttatttctggttaaactacCTAATTAGCTTTATCTCATTAAACACTTAAACTCTAAATCTTGCTCTGATTCCTTAATTGTTTCTTTATCACATTATCCTCTGTTCCTCATTAATTAATGCTGCCTCGCTGTGTTTCTCATCTCCTCGCTCAGATCGGCCGCTACAAGGCTCCCTTCCATCAGCTTCGTATCTCCTACGGCACCAACAAAGGCAAGAActacacagaggaagaagaccGCTTCCTTATCTGTATGCTCCACAAGCTGGGCTTCGACAAGGAGAGCGTGTACGACGAGCTGCGTCAGTGCATCCGCAACTCTCCCCAGTTCCGCTTCGACTGGTTCCTCAAATCCAGGACCGCCATGGTGAATTGTGGCTTCTTTGCACCACCTCTCCTGCATGGTGATTGTAAAATCTGGCTTTatgattaaaatgatgttttgtgttgtagGAGCTCCAGAGGCGATGTAACACCCTGATTACcctgatagagagagagaacatggagctggaggagagggagaaggcgGAGAAAAAGAAACGAGGCCCAAAGACCGGCTCAGTAAGTTGGGAATCCATTGTCATATTACAGGAAGCAAGCCACTTGTTTGATGCTACTAAAACCTTTCAAATTCAAAATAGTCTTTGTTAGAGCTGGgtattgttttcagtttttgagtATTAGCTCCAATATGATACCTGAGTTTCGGTACAATaccaaagtgatttttttttaaataaaaactttctatgttaaatgttgtctaaaCAATTAACAAATAACAGATTTAAATCAGGAATTAGAAGAAGCAACGGTACAAATCTGACAGTACTCCTGTTCCTGCTTGTAAATCTTTCCTAATCACTGTCTCCCCCTTCCCAGGCTCAGAAACGAAAGTCAGAGGGAACCCCAGATGGTCGTGGACGCAGGAAAAAGCTGAAGTTATGAAGCTGtttataaacacacagtatCATAATTGGAGAGCGGCAGCCAGCTCCGGTACCATTAGTTctagtgtctgtgtttgtttttgcaggcTGTGATAATGTACTGTGTAAAACTCCCCGATGGACTGATCTGGTTGTATTAGGTTTTAGGAAGTGCTTCTTTACAAGCCTGCCTTGTTGTCACTGACctaaacactgcagctgtgctggtttagttttttgtttgctaGTCCTTTTTTTACTAGTACttaattgaaataaatgtatttatgccTGTTGGATGTACTACATTCCATTGCTTGAAACAATATGTACccgttttatttttaaaaaaacatttgttcttTTATCTTCCTATGTGAAgtagaaaatgtctttttgaaCATCACAATTAAACTTcccctttttttaaagaaaaaaaaatgtgtgcacTCTGGTAAATAAGACATTGATTCAAAAAAGGACATTTATATTTGGCAGTTGAAGTGTACAAACATCCAAACTCTTGAAATTGACACAAAATTAATAAGCCATAAAAGACTAATAACAATTGgcacattaaaatatattgtCACCTGTAGAGGAGTATTTATAATTTTGATACTGCGCTTGTTTTTCAGAACTTGATCGACAAACCAGAAAGACGTATAGTTCATAATTTTTCAAGTTTCACCAGGGTGTTATAATACCTTTTTTTCATAGTCCTACATTGATATGTACACAGATCATTTTGCATctaatttcagccacattaacctgaaaaaatgtttttaaaaaaagaaagaaaattctGCATTCTCaagacaaacatttcatttacaatCCCTTTCAATGACACCATAGTGGTATTGTTAACTCAGCAGTGGGCACGAAGTACTGCAGGCTTTTTAAAgcacaacagaaacacatcaatACTAAAAATCATTAAtcacattatcattcattaaGGTCAGCTTCAACTAACATTCAGTCCATTTTGCTCTACTCTACTctccacaaaacaaaataatgaacagTGAATTACAGTCATAAAAAACTTGgtaaattaattttctttaaagGAGGAACACAGGAAATTCTTTCATGAAGTTTTAAAGTGGTTGCCTTTTACTCGGTAAATAATTGTGTTTAGTAAAATCTGGCTTTTCATGCATTTGCAAACATTGGATAAAGAGGGATATTTTACAACTGGGTGAGCAGTGAAGCAGATTAATATTTTAAGGGCCCCTACGTACATCCATGATTCAGAATATGCTGCAAAAAAGGCAAGAACCAATTGTTACAGCAAGAACTAACCATCATCAGAGATCAGTAAGCCTCAGAAAACTCTGGAGCACTCTCTGTATGTGGGCCCCAGAGCACTGACATATTGTGTTGTCCACAGGTTGTTCTGGGCTCCTCAGTGCTACAAGAGTTGGGCATTAAAGGCACAGTGGTGGAGACtatcatagtttttttttaataaagggCAGGTGTTTGAGGTGTAGGTGGTCCACATCTAGACCTCAGAGCTGTCTGAACTGCTCCACATGCCTGCTGGACGTTGGTTGTAGCCACTGtaggcagaggaggaggaggtggtgtaAGGAGGGTACTGGGTgttcttttccttcttcttgCGCCTCAGCAGCAGGATGACAATAGTGGTGATGAGGCAGATGAGGAGGATAAGACCTGCGAGGCCCACCAACATGGGCAGGGTGGAGGTGTCGGAGGGCTCTCTGCCAGAACTCTCCAGCAGGGGCCGCTCCAGGAGAGGGTCACGGTTGGGGGACCAAGGTTGGCGCTGGCTGACCACCATGCGGTCTGCTCGGTCCAGAGCGATGTGCTGGATGTTGGTTCCCCGGTTGTTTTCGATACCGATGTCCTGGGCCAGAGCAGGGCTGGAGAGAGCAGGGGCAGCGCGGCGGTGGCGGCGGGCGGCTACGCTGGAGATCTGGGGCTGCTCGACAGAGGATATGCTGTGATGGAGGTACTCCACACTGCGTTTGCCGATATTGCGGTTGGCATTTTCTCTGGAGCGGACAGTGTAGATGGTGTGGATGAACCACTCTCGACCAGCAGCCACCTAGAGAAGAGAGGTATTTGAGCCTTTTCGTATATGTTTATGTATTATTCAATACACGTTATTAGTTTAATATCTATCAAGACCTGGAAAAGTGGAGATGAAGACAGTGTGAAGCCATCTGATCCTGGTTGTTTGACCAAAGGCAGCGCTCCAGGTGTGTCTTGGGCCAGTGTGGCCTTAAAAGCAACATCACCAAATGCTGAAGCTTGAGTCTCTGGCTGGGCCTTGTCCTGCAGaacaatacaaacagaaatCAGATATGGGATCTACTTCTTTTGGCTTCTACACCCCTTAAGTATTGTCCTTTACATCTTACCAGGATCTTAAATCTGTAAAGCAGAGAGGGAGCGTCCGCCAGGCATCCGTACTCCTTGTTAGTGGGGTTGTATTTGGGAACATAACCATCTGCTCCTGTGCAGAGGAAGACTTTCTCAATGCTGCAGGAGAAGGAGTCACCCAGGTTCTGGACTGGGTCCACCATCACACGACCGAAGATCATAGAGCCTGAAGCAAAGGACAGATGAAAAGGTAAGGGGGATGATACAACATGGGGTTCTTCAGGGGTCACGGTCATCGACTGTAATATTATTtatcaccactagatggcagcgTTGTAGTACCTTCTGAAAAAGCAGTATCAGTCCCCTCTCCAAAGCCCATGGAGCCATCCGACAACCACAACTCCTTCTTGGACAGCAGGAACATCTGAGTATTGAGGCTAAACTCAGCTGCTACTGGGTCACTCACCTGGAGAacattattttgagatattaAGACACTTAAAACCTTTATTGACAAATGTAACTAAACTAACCAAAGTAACACAGTATTAATCTTGTGTTAAAGACTAAATGACTCCTATGTTGGTGTCTGTTCTCACTATTGTGGAGGAAAGAAATATTGCTTGGGGATTTTTGTCAGGATATCTGGGCTAACCTGCTGGAAGCGTATGTCCATGTCAAAGGTAAGAGGCTCTCTTGGGTGGCAGACAGGAGGGATGCTGAACTCCCCATTGGGGGAGGCAATGCAGGGGGTCAACTTCACAGTGTAGGTCCCAGAGTAGTCTCGCACCTGTATGtcacacagagaacacaggaaCAAATGTTGGTATTTTGTATAACGTTTGTGAATTCTTTACTACAGCAAGGAAAGTTTTCACTCCATATTGACTCACAGCAAAGTCTGAGACAAAACTCCACTGCTGCATGGGCTGGTTGTACGTAGGCTCAGTCCTGACCAGGTTGAGGGTGAACGTCAGTCCAGGGTGGTCAGCACACATCACCATGGATGACACGCTGgttcctgaaaacaaacattgtttGTAAGTCATAAATCTCTGAAGCTGCATTTTGTCCAAATTAAAACTAGCAACAGTGTCCACCCTTTTATTTATAGAGTGACCTTTTGTATTGTTTGTGCCACTTGCTTCCTAACTGTAAACGCCACAGGGTGATTTTGACATTTGCTGAAATGACCTCTGGCACTTTCACACAGGAAGGACCCCTAATGTGGAACTCCAGAAATAGATGAAGAGAGGATGTGGGCCACAGGGTAATCCAATAGGAGGCTGCTTGTATAGAATGACCACACAGGATAGgtttagggtgtgtgtgtgcgcattagGGCACCACACTCTTACCTGGATGAGACATAACAAACTGTCCCCTGAAGCGAGCCTCGGTCTTGAAGTTGACAACCAGGCGGCCCTCCTCATTAATACGCATGCTGGTGGGGTACATGGCTCCTATAACAGAGAAAGTTTTACAGTATTTAGAAAacagattttctctctctgtcagcaccGACAGGGAGCAGCATTGCTCCGAGAACGTACCTTGTAGCTCAGCCTCAGGAGGGCTGCCAATGCCGTCCTGCCACAGAATGGCTGTATCATACACAAAGGTGAGTTTGAGCTCTGACTGGAGGTCAAAGTGCTGCCAGCCCCCCACAGCCACAGGAGAGTGGAAGACGTAGGATACAAATAGTGGAACACGCAAGGTGACATAGGACTGGACGAGGTTCAGTACCTAAATAAGTGGGAAAACAGACACTGTAGGACATTTATACACCAACAGAGGACATAATATAAAAGTGGATGGTGCACTGCTAATGACGAGCTACAAtaatttcttccattttttatgCTCACTGTCCCAGACAGTTTACAAACAGTGTACATTTGCGTATGAGCAAACCAACTGATTGTATTTCCTACCTGTCCATCTGTGCCTATGGAGCCTCCACAGTCATTTAGCAGCTCTGACATGTCATAGTAGCTGGTGAACTCCCAGAGGCAGGACTCTAAGTTGAGGTTCCTGTAGAAGCGCAGAGAGTTGGCTGAACGCATGATAACGCTGTACTGGTAGGGTGAAGTCTCGCCAATGATCTCCGGGTTCTTTGTTGCGTCGGTGATGAAGCCATGGCCGGTTTGGATCTCATTGAAGTCCAGTAAGTTGGAACAACGGTGGTTGCCCACACGTGTGCCATCTGGGCTCAGTGTAAGCTCAAAGTTGGAGAGAGGTCTTGTGGAGATCACTGGTAACATGCCTGTCGAGAGGGGAAAGCTTGTTCTTATCACACAAGATAAGGATTTAGTTGagatgaatgaataataatgatcatATATCACTACTTAATAGAAGAGTTACTGCTCACCATCCATGTGAGGCATGTTGACAGTCAGTTTGATTAGGTTGGGGAAGTCTGGGTCATCTGGGCCGGTGTAACGGATCTTTGCAGAGAAAGGCTCAGCTCCAACAGTACCAGGGATACGAGGCTGACACATACCTGCAAAGTAGTTAAAACAATTAATCCACAACCAAACAAATCTGCACTGATCACCCATGTCTCCTCTGCCTTCCACTCACCCTCCTCCTTGCTGATCACAACAATGGGACTGGACAGCTCCAGTCCCGCATCTCC from Lates calcarifer isolate ASB-BC8 linkage group LG5, TLL_Latcal_v3, whole genome shotgun sequence includes these protein-coding regions:
- the smarca5 gene encoding SWI/SNF-related matrix-associated actin-dependent regulator of chromatin subfamily A member 5, coding for MSESANCAEQREEQTELEEAGGAEEKSDSSDAGKESSSDAGPDGQDASSSSSSKTKDSTPGYEEKVQTDRTNRFEYLLKQTELFAHFIQPAAQKTPTSPLKMKPGRPRIKKDEKQNLLSAGDNRHRRTEQEEDEELLNESTKTTNVCTRFDESPSYVKTGKMRDYQVRGLNWLISLYENGINGILADEMGLGKTLQTIALLGYMKHYRNIPGPHMVLVPKSTLYNWMNEFKRWVPSLRAVCLIGDRDERTALIRDVLLPGEWDVCVTSYEMLIIEKAVFKKFNWRYLVIDEAHRIKNEKSKLSEIVREFKTTNRLLLTGTPLQNNLHELWALLNFLLPDVFNSSEDFDSWFDTNNCLGDQKLVERLHTVLRPFLLRRIKADVEKTLLPKKEIKMYVGLSKMQREWYTKILMKDIDILNSAGKMDKMRLLNVLMQLRKCCNHPYLFDGAEPGPPYTTDLHLVVNSGKMAVLDKLLPKMKEQGSRVLIFSQMTRMLDILEDYCMWRNYGYCRLDGQTPHEERQISINAYNEPNSSKFIFMLSTRAGGLGINLATADVVILYDSDWNPQVDLQAMDRAHRIGQQKQVRVFRFITENTVEERIVERAEMKLRLDSIVIQQGRLVDPSANKLGKDEMLSIIRHGATHVFASKESEITDDDIDAILERGERKTMEMKERLSSLGESSLRNFTMDTENSSVYTFEGEDYREKKKVITNWIEPPKRERKANYAVDAYFREALRVSEPKAPKAPRPPKQPNVQDFQFFPPRLFELLEKEILFYRKTIGYKVPRNPDMPNSAQVQKEEQAKIDEAEALTEEELEEKENLLQQGFTIWNKRDFNQFIKANEKWGRDDIENIAREVEGKTPEEVMEYSAVFWERCNELQDIEKIMAQIERGEARIQRRISIKKALDSKIGRYKAPFHQLRISYGTNKGKNYTEEEDRFLICMLHKLGFDKESVYDELRQCIRNSPQFRFDWFLKSRTAMELQRRCNTLITLIERENMELEEREKAEKKKRGPKTGSAQKRKSEGTPDGRGRRKKLKL